The Fervidibacillus albus genome contains a region encoding:
- a CDS encoding FtsX-like permease family protein encodes MYRLLFKNFLYYWRSTLSVFLILILIGLTMIYAFQTVEKMQMKAMTDLTDQWRTGYDLLVSPAKLDDAQYVEPIQHGLEASEVLGNHFVRRSDMSHYGGGISIEQYEQIQSIEGVQVAAPLSFIGYIENEGLSLDFNIDEYGFYMRQTSVQVFDGIRYRDITYEHNKDGFIYQYIDEKTMNNIVDILPQIVEEGGWIPTSVGINPVLRTDGSAWSFAAIDPEQEAQLLNMDKAIVQGEYFSLDENLATNNGVPVIPLILLNQPYDVIFHTTVYKIDVPENADYKQIMDLGGAEYLRTLPKEKQVELTFNPYGEDYLYEFGHIRYEDGQLTESESHFSYQDEWAMIEYSPLQFKSVSTTLSDNIPVVEALPQGTRGEQINYRNARSASLNKTFGLEVIGQFDANLLTYQFTTSESPLMPDYYKPENVYITHDVEQKSYDEPFIYQNSPYKNNYYTGGIDAITTLQAAEYILGEEPISIIRVIVEGAGKRSPESMAKVEKVAEEIRKKTGLQVDIMLGAADRKVHVLLNDFESIHGYGYLLEGWSQEGMSFAIEERVNTTNLILSSFIILMGFIGLSLVYKNYTNNRKRDMQIQYIFGWTKKKIVLLLVFESLTLLLLIILSLIITVSLGSFNMNQVSFIASIWVVGSIAVITLLYILPIIRSLNTHSSRVNIGRSKRLFLSQRPAKTLLSISIRQMMRHPTRTMTKMLIVICTLLYVTFFITTMEHSSSILFLTFLGERIDTSLSSFQWILFTAGILLALFSYFAILLNQMESRQKDIQIYQAWGWERKKWTIWYLFEEVLIGIGGIIFGTLFSYILLKMVVTNVTWNVTLVGIVNLSILIITVIMSLISLTIRSRNISLREFH; translated from the coding sequence ATGTATCGTTTATTATTTAAAAATTTTTTATATTATTGGAGATCGACGCTATCCGTTTTCCTAATCTTAATTCTGATTGGATTAACAATGATCTATGCTTTTCAAACAGTTGAAAAGATGCAAATGAAAGCGATGACTGATTTAACAGATCAATGGCGAACAGGGTATGATTTATTAGTTTCACCTGCCAAACTCGATGATGCGCAATACGTCGAGCCGATTCAGCATGGACTCGAAGCTTCTGAAGTACTTGGTAATCATTTCGTTCGACGGAGCGATATGTCCCATTATGGAGGTGGCATATCTATCGAACAATATGAACAGATTCAATCAATAGAAGGAGTTCAAGTAGCCGCACCGTTATCATTTATCGGATATATTGAAAATGAAGGATTGTCTCTAGATTTTAACATAGATGAGTATGGCTTTTATATGCGACAAACATCGGTTCAAGTGTTCGATGGAATTCGTTATCGCGACATTACCTATGAACATAATAAAGATGGATTCATTTATCAATATATCGATGAGAAAACAATGAATAACATCGTAGACATACTTCCCCAAATTGTCGAAGAAGGAGGATGGATTCCTACTTCAGTGGGAATTAATCCGGTACTACGAACAGATGGTAGTGCGTGGTCCTTTGCCGCGATTGATCCCGAACAAGAAGCACAATTACTCAATATGGATAAAGCCATCGTTCAAGGGGAATATTTTTCCTTAGATGAAAATTTAGCAACAAACAATGGCGTTCCAGTTATTCCACTCATTTTACTCAATCAACCGTATGATGTCATTTTTCACACGACCGTTTATAAAATTGATGTGCCTGAAAATGCAGATTATAAACAGATTATGGATCTTGGTGGCGCTGAATATCTCCGAACGTTACCAAAAGAAAAGCAGGTTGAACTTACCTTTAATCCATACGGTGAAGATTATTTATATGAATTTGGTCATATCCGTTATGAAGATGGACAATTAACTGAATCTGAATCGCACTTTTCATACCAGGATGAATGGGCAATGATTGAATATAGTCCCCTCCAATTTAAATCTGTATCCACTACCTTATCCGATAACATTCCTGTTGTTGAAGCATTGCCTCAAGGGACGCGAGGAGAACAAATCAATTACCGTAATGCAAGAAGTGCCTCATTGAATAAAACATTTGGCTTGGAAGTTATCGGACAATTTGATGCTAATTTATTAACGTATCAATTTACAACGAGTGAATCACCATTGATGCCTGACTATTATAAACCAGAAAATGTATATATTACCCATGATGTCGAACAAAAATCGTATGACGAACCATTTATTTATCAAAACTCACCTTACAAAAATAATTATTATACAGGTGGCATTGATGCGATTACCACACTTCAAGCGGCTGAATACATATTAGGTGAAGAACCGATTTCAATTATTCGAGTCATCGTCGAAGGTGCAGGCAAGCGGAGCCCTGAAAGTATGGCAAAAGTTGAGAAAGTAGCTGAAGAGATTCGAAAAAAAACGGGTTTACAAGTCGATATTATGTTAGGAGCGGCTGATCGAAAAGTACATGTTTTATTAAATGATTTCGAATCGATCCATGGATACGGTTATTTGTTAGAAGGTTGGAGTCAAGAAGGTATGTCTTTTGCCATTGAAGAACGGGTGAACACGACGAATCTCATTCTATCCTCCTTTATTATCTTGATGGGATTCATTGGTCTATCTTTAGTTTATAAAAATTACACGAACAATCGAAAACGTGATATGCAGATTCAATACATTTTTGGGTGGACGAAGAAGAAGATCGTGCTACTACTTGTTTTCGAATCTCTCACACTATTACTTTTAATAATTTTAAGTCTCATCATCACCGTTTCACTCGGATCGTTCAATATGAATCAAGTGTCGTTCATCGCAAGTATTTGGGTTGTCGGTTCGATTGCTGTTATTACTTTACTTTATATTTTGCCAATTATTCGATCATTAAATACTCACTCTTCTCGAGTGAACATCGGCCGTTCGAAACGCTTATTTTTGTCTCAAAGACCCGCAAAGACCCTTTTATCGATTTCCATTCGTCAAATGATGCGTCATCCAACTAGAACGATGACAAAAATGCTCATCGTGATTTGTACATTACTATACGTCACATTCTTTATAACAACGATGGAACATTCATCATCCATTCTTTTTTTAACTTTTCTAGGTGAAAGAATTGATACGAGTTTATCATCTTTTCAATGGATCTTATTCACAGCTGGAATCTTACTTGCATTATTCAGTTATTTTGCAATCCTACTTAATCAAATGGAAAGTCGTCAAAAAGATATTCAAATTTATCAAGCTTGGGGATGGGAAAGAAAAAAATGGACGATATGGTATCTCTTTGAAGAAGTCC
- the rbsB gene encoding ribose ABC transporter substrate-binding protein RbsB, with amino-acid sequence MKNTRFGKFLLGMLVVLLLSACSLNSPSEGNESSSDDENNDASDETKVIGLSISTLNNPFFVTLRDGAEEKAKELGLDITTVDAQDDPAKQVSDIEDLIQQGVDILLVNPTDSAAIVAAIESANNAGIPVVTIDRSADGGEVVSHIASDNAAGGKMAGELIIEQLGGTGKVVELEGIAGSSAARERGSGFNEAIDAADGVEVVARQTANFDRAEGLTVMENIIQSTPDFQAVFAHNDEMALGALEAISAAGMTDVIVVGFDATDDAVAMVEEGKMFATVAQKPAEIGAKGVETAQKILNGESVDEFIPVELELVTK; translated from the coding sequence ATGAAAAATACGAGGTTCGGCAAATTTTTATTAGGTATGTTGGTCGTTCTACTGCTTAGTGCTTGCTCATTGAATTCTCCGAGTGAAGGAAATGAAAGTAGCTCTGATGATGAAAATAACGATGCTAGTGATGAAACGAAAGTCATTGGTCTTTCCATTTCAACATTGAACAATCCATTTTTCGTAACATTACGTGATGGTGCAGAGGAAAAGGCGAAGGAACTCGGTTTGGATATTACAACCGTCGATGCTCAAGATGACCCAGCAAAACAAGTGAGCGATATTGAAGATTTAATCCAACAAGGTGTAGACATCTTGCTCGTTAACCCGACGGATTCCGCCGCTATTGTAGCTGCTATTGAATCCGCTAACAATGCGGGAATCCCTGTCGTTACCATCGACAGAAGTGCTGACGGTGGAGAAGTTGTTTCCCACATCGCTTCCGATAATGCGGCCGGAGGAAAAATGGCGGGTGAATTAATTATTGAACAGTTAGGTGGTACTGGTAAAGTCGTTGAATTGGAAGGAATTGCAGGTTCTTCGGCAGCAAGGGAAAGGGGATCTGGCTTTAATGAAGCAATCGATGCAGCCGATGGGGTTGAAGTAGTGGCAAGGCAAACGGCGAATTTCGACCGGGCAGAAGGGTTAACGGTTATGGAAAACATTATTCAAAGTACACCGGATTTCCAAGCGGTATTTGCCCATAACGATGAAATGGCTTTAGGAGCATTAGAAGCAATTAGTGCAGCCGGAATGACAGATGTGATCGTCGTCGGCTTTGATGCGACAGATGATGCGGTAGCGATGGTTGAAGAAGGAAAAATGTTTGCAACGGTAGCGCAAAAACCAGCAGAAATCGGTGCAAAAGGTGTGGAAACGGCCCAAAAAATATTAAACGGTGAATCGGTCGATGAATTTATTCCAGTCGAACTTGAATTGGTGACAAAATAA
- a CDS encoding ABC transporter permease, whose product MKAKEFIQKMGPLLGLLVIVLTLTILTPNFLSVNNLLNVFRQVSINALIAFGMTFVILTGGIDLSVGSILALSSALTASFMVGGMDPLLSVFIGVLLGAIMGGLNGFVITKGNVAPFIATLATMTIFRGLTLVLTEGRPITGLSDSFSFQMIGKGYFLGIPFPVILMVVVFLILYIVLKQTTFGRGIYAIGGNEEASRLSGLKVDRIKGGAYVISGAMAALAGIILTSRLNSAQPTAGESYELDAIAAVVLGGTSLSGGRGKIVGTLIGALIIGVLNNGLNLLNVSSFYQQVVKGGVILLAVLLDRKKSA is encoded by the coding sequence ATGAAAGCGAAAGAATTTATACAAAAAATGGGCCCTTTATTAGGTTTGCTCGTTATCGTTTTAACATTAACCATTTTAACGCCCAATTTTTTATCGGTAAATAACTTGTTAAATGTGTTTCGCCAAGTATCCATTAATGCTTTGATTGCCTTTGGTATGACCTTTGTCATTTTAACGGGTGGTATTGATTTGTCCGTCGGTTCAATATTAGCTTTATCTTCTGCATTAACGGCCAGCTTTATGGTCGGCGGGATGGATCCATTATTGTCCGTTTTCATCGGTGTTTTATTAGGGGCGATCATGGGTGGACTGAACGGTTTTGTAATTACAAAGGGAAATGTTGCCCCATTTATTGCAACATTGGCAACGATGACGATCTTTCGGGGATTAACATTAGTTTTAACAGAAGGAAGACCGATTACCGGATTGAGTGACTCCTTTTCTTTTCAAATGATTGGAAAAGGGTATTTCCTCGGAATTCCCTTTCCAGTCATTTTAATGGTTGTCGTCTTTCTAATTCTTTATATCGTTTTGAAGCAAACGACCTTTGGAAGGGGAATTTATGCAATCGGAGGAAATGAAGAAGCTTCCAGACTATCCGGTTTGAAAGTAGATCGGATCAAAGGAGGCGCATACGTAATATCCGGTGCAATGGCCGCTTTAGCAGGTATCATTTTAACATCCCGGCTCAATTCAGCTCAACCGACAGCCGGTGAATCCTATGAGTTAGATGCAATTGCAGCAGTTGTCCTCGGTGGCACGAGTTTATCAGGGGGACGGGGAAAGATTGTTGGTACGCTCATCGGTGCACTCATTATCGGAGTACTGAACAATGGGTTGAACTTGTTAAATGTTTCATCTTTTTATCAACAAGTGGTAAAAGGCGGAGTCATTTTATTAGCGGTATTATTAGACCGCAAAAAATCCGCTTAA
- a CDS encoding sugar ABC transporter ATP-binding protein — protein sequence MTRSSKTPIVEMKNIHKSFFHVHVLKGVSFNLYPGEVHALMGENGAGKSTLIKILTGIYKKDEGTVFYKGTETDFKNPKEAERAGISIIHQELNNIPYLSIAENFFLGKEKTYKKTPFIKTKQMIEKTEEELTKLGIKLDPKKLMMDCSVGEQQMVEIARAVTQKSEVIIMDEPTAALTDREIESLFSVIEDLKRKGVAIVYISHRMEEIFRICDRITVLRDGQSIDTKNIVDTNFEEIVKKMVGRELGERFPKRTTTPGDIRLKVRNLEVDHRIKDIQFDVRKGEILGVAGLMGAGRTEIMEGLFGAKKGAKGIVYLDGKQIPIKNPETSIKHGLAFVTEDRKEEGLVLGLSIRENLSLPNFNKVSSLGFMMKKKEEQLTDEMIQKLRIKSSGREQKVKSLSGGNQQKVVVGKWLGIEPKVLILDEPTRGVDVGAKKEIYEIMNELTKQGVSIIMISSELPEILGMSDRIMVIHEGKIATILNRKEATQENIMVAATGG from the coding sequence ATGACCCGTTCCTCTAAAACACCGATCGTAGAAATGAAAAATATTCATAAGTCCTTTTTCCACGTTCATGTTTTAAAAGGGGTATCCTTCAATTTATATCCCGGTGAAGTCCATGCGTTAATGGGAGAAAATGGAGCTGGGAAATCGACGTTAATAAAAATTTTGACCGGGATTTATAAAAAAGATGAGGGAACTGTTTTTTACAAAGGTACGGAAACCGATTTTAAAAATCCGAAAGAAGCTGAACGGGCCGGGATTTCAATTATTCACCAAGAATTAAACAACATTCCGTATTTATCGATTGCAGAAAACTTTTTCCTTGGAAAAGAGAAGACGTACAAAAAAACACCTTTTATAAAAACAAAGCAAATGATTGAAAAAACGGAAGAAGAGTTAACGAAATTAGGGATAAAACTTGATCCTAAAAAATTGATGATGGACTGTTCCGTTGGTGAACAACAGATGGTGGAAATTGCGAGAGCTGTCACTCAAAAAAGCGAAGTCATTATTATGGATGAACCGACAGCCGCCCTTACTGACCGGGAAATTGAATCATTGTTTTCTGTCATAGAAGATCTGAAAAGAAAGGGTGTGGCCATCGTTTACATTTCCCACCGAATGGAGGAAATTTTCCGCATATGTGACCGAATAACGGTATTAAGGGATGGACAATCGATTGATACGAAAAATATTGTAGATACAAATTTTGAAGAAATCGTCAAAAAGATGGTCGGAAGGGAACTTGGTGAAAGGTTTCCGAAACGGACGACGACTCCGGGGGATATACGCTTAAAAGTTCGAAATCTTGAAGTAGATCATCGAATCAAAGATATCCAATTTGATGTTCGAAAAGGTGAAATATTAGGTGTTGCTGGATTAATGGGAGCAGGCCGCACCGAGATCATGGAAGGATTGTTCGGTGCAAAAAAAGGAGCGAAAGGGATCGTATACCTCGATGGAAAACAAATCCCGATAAAAAATCCCGAAACGTCCATCAAACATGGATTAGCCTTTGTAACGGAGGATCGAAAGGAGGAAGGTCTCGTATTGGGATTATCCATTCGAGAAAATCTCTCTTTACCAAACTTCAATAAAGTCTCTTCCCTCGGATTTATGATGAAGAAAAAGGAAGAACAGCTTACAGACGAAATGATCCAAAAGTTACGTATTAAATCGTCAGGTCGGGAACAAAAGGTGAAAAGTTTAAGTGGAGGAAATCAACAAAAAGTTGTCGTAGGAAAATGGCTCGGCATCGAACCAAAAGTATTAATTTTAGACGAACCGACAAGGGGTGTTGATGTCGGTGCGAAAAAAGAAATCTACGAAATTATGAATGAATTAACCAAACAAGGCGTCTCTATTATTATGATTTCTTCAGAACTTCCGGAAATTCTCGGTATGTCCGATCGCATTATGGTCATCCATGAAGGAAAAATCGCAACGATTTTGAATCGGAAAGAAGCGACTCAAGAAAATATAATGGTTGCAGCCACTGGAGGTTGA
- the rbsD gene encoding D-ribose pyranase produces the protein MKKSGILNSEISKVLADLGHTDTIIIADCGLPIPQGVKKIDLSLELGKPSFLEVLEIVQRDMIIEKVTLASEIVEQNKPLFNQLTDQYSDIEFVTHEVLKEQSKKAAAIIRTGEASPYANIILQAGVIFS, from the coding sequence TTGAAAAAATCAGGAATATTAAACAGTGAAATATCAAAAGTTTTAGCAGACTTAGGTCATACGGACACGATTATTATTGCTGACTGCGGACTTCCCATCCCACAAGGTGTAAAAAAAATCGATCTCTCCCTTGAATTAGGTAAGCCGTCTTTTTTGGAAGTATTGGAAATCGTTCAGCGGGATATGATTATTGAAAAAGTAACATTAGCATCAGAAATTGTCGAACAAAATAAACCGTTATTTAATCAATTAACTGACCAATATTCTGACATTGAATTCGTTACCCATGAAGTTTTGAAGGAACAATCGAAAAAAGCAGCAGCGATTATCCGTACTGGAGAAGCATCACCCTATGCCAACATTATTTTGCAAGCAGGCGTAATATTTTCATAG
- the rbsK gene encoding ribokinase, translated as MITVIGSLNMDLVTTVDRFPKLGETLLGNTFQTNFGGKGANQAVAASRLGGKVQMVGCVGEDAFGRDYLSYLKKEGIIIDYVEPVTGTSTGTASIFIVEGDNSIVIVPGANFELTPRKMEALEEVIASSDVLLLQLEIPMETVNKALQIAAKHQVTTILNPAPFQPIPKDWWDWITYITPNEHEAAAMMDDDSFLDQYKEKMIITNGKNGLLYFEDGKEIQIPAPTVNAVDTTGAGDTFNGALAFFLTEGYSKKEACRLAVYAASLSVTKFGAQSGMPTKEQLDAFIESDII; from the coding sequence ATGATCACCGTCATCGGAAGTTTGAACATGGATTTAGTGACGACTGTAGATCGCTTTCCAAAACTAGGAGAAACATTGTTAGGAAACACCTTTCAAACGAATTTTGGAGGAAAGGGAGCGAATCAAGCAGTTGCTGCATCAAGGCTTGGTGGAAAGGTACAAATGGTCGGCTGTGTCGGAGAAGACGCATTCGGTCGGGATTATTTGTCCTATTTAAAAAAAGAAGGAATTATAATCGATTATGTGGAACCGGTTACAGGAACATCAACGGGGACCGCTTCGATTTTTATCGTCGAAGGAGACAATTCAATCGTTATCGTTCCCGGTGCAAACTTTGAATTGACGCCGAGAAAAATGGAAGCGCTTGAAGAAGTGATTGCATCGAGCGACGTGTTGCTTTTACAACTGGAAATACCGATGGAAACGGTGAATAAAGCTCTTCAAATTGCAGCAAAACATCAAGTTACTACCATTTTGAATCCAGCTCCATTCCAGCCGATTCCGAAAGATTGGTGGGACTGGATCACGTATATAACCCCTAATGAACATGAAGCTGCGGCAATGATGGATGACGATTCGTTTCTAGACCAGTATAAAGAAAAAATGATTATTACGAATGGGAAAAACGGTCTTCTTTATTTTGAAGACGGAAAAGAAATTCAAATACCTGCCCCAACTGTTAACGCAGTAGATACGACGGGTGCAGGAGATACGTTTAATGGTGCATTGGCCTTCTTTTTAACTGAAGGGTATAGCAAAAAGGAAGCGTGCCGATTAGCAGTTTATGCAGCAAGTTTATCGGTAACAAAGTTCGGTGCACAAAGTGGAATGCCGACAAAAGAACAACTAGATGCATTTATTGAAAGCGATATCATTTAA
- a CDS encoding LacI family DNA-binding transcriptional regulator: MATIRDVAKLAGVSVATVSRVLNNQGYVHEDTRKKVERAIHELNYKPNAVARSLYKKTSKSIGLIIPDITNPFFPQLVRAVEETMNRSGYTVLLFNSDEVLKRERHIIDLMVTKYVDGIIIVSNTIKYEHLQHLTIPIVALDRVISQEIPSVSVNNYEGARKAVRLLKEKGCKKIAHLRGPENVFTAEERLRGYLDEMSSQEMESIIYVGNYELKTSMVETMRLLTEHPDIDGIFAGNDVMAVGAIKAITKLGIHIPNELKIIGFDGIELGTVITPELSTMKQPIVQLGKKSSELLLHYINGQEKGLRHYVYQAELVERDST, encoded by the coding sequence ATGGCAACGATTCGAGATGTGGCAAAATTAGCCGGGGTTTCCGTCGCAACGGTTTCCCGCGTATTAAATAACCAAGGTTACGTTCATGAAGATACGCGGAAAAAGGTCGAACGAGCGATTCATGAATTGAACTATAAACCGAATGCAGTCGCAAGAAGTTTATATAAAAAGACGTCAAAATCAATCGGCCTAATCATTCCTGATATTACGAATCCTTTTTTCCCACAGTTAGTCCGGGCAGTGGAAGAAACGATGAACCGATCGGGGTACACCGTATTATTATTTAATAGTGATGAGGTATTAAAACGGGAAAGACATATTATCGATTTGATGGTAACGAAATATGTGGACGGAATCATCATCGTATCGAATACGATTAAATATGAACATTTACAACATTTAACGATACCGATCGTTGCCCTTGACCGGGTGATCAGCCAAGAAATTCCATCCGTTTCTGTTAATAACTATGAAGGTGCTCGAAAGGCTGTACGCTTGTTAAAGGAGAAAGGATGTAAAAAGATAGCTCATTTACGGGGGCCGGAAAATGTATTTACGGCTGAAGAACGCCTCCGTGGTTATTTGGATGAAATGAGTAGTCAGGAAATGGAATCGATTATTTATGTCGGAAACTATGAACTGAAAACATCTATGGTCGAAACGATGAGATTATTGACCGAACACCCGGATATCGACGGGATTTTTGCAGGCAATGATGTTATGGCTGTAGGGGCAATCAAAGCGATTACGAAACTAGGAATCCACATACCGAATGAATTGAAGATCATCGGATTTGATGGAATCGAATTAGGTACGGTGATCACCCCTGAATTATCGACAATGAAACAACCGATCGTTCAATTGGGGAAAAAAAGCAGTGAATTATTGTTACATTATATTAATGGACAAGAAAAAGGTTTGCGTCATTATGTTTACCAGGCGGAATTAGTCGAAAGAGACTCGACTTAA
- a CDS encoding DUF1646 family protein → MTGLIFLLLLVFFLPFTVKVVEKNLEIFIFIMGIAATFIGGTFSRPLLIQALKDPIKITVAVIIAGLLLKLFNEGIVATVNTLQKKFSISIFLALTTMFLGFLSSIITAIIASLILVLIIEVLPLDRKEMIRFAVIGCFSIGLGAALTPIGEPLSTITTSKLQGDFFLLFTLIGPYVIPGIIFLALYAAYTIKPSKTIKLKRKNEQESFEDILTRGIKIYFFVMGLTLLGAGFEPLIETYLIDISPFVLYWINVISAVLDNATLAAAEISPSMGMESVRAVLLGLLVSGGILLPGNIPNIISAGKLNITSREWAKYGIPLGLGLLIVYFIVFLLQN, encoded by the coding sequence ATGACTGGATTAATATTCCTTTTATTGCTTGTTTTTTTTCTTCCGTTCACGGTGAAAGTCGTGGAAAAAAATTTGGAAATTTTCATTTTCATAATGGGAATCGCCGCGACATTCATCGGCGGTACCTTTAGCCGTCCGTTGTTAATTCAAGCGTTAAAAGATCCGATAAAAATTACCGTCGCAGTGATCATTGCAGGGCTATTATTAAAATTGTTCAACGAGGGCATCGTTGCTACGGTCAATACGTTGCAAAAAAAATTCTCGATTTCGATTTTCCTCGCTTTAACGACTATGTTTTTAGGGTTTTTATCAAGTATCATAACAGCGATTATTGCTTCACTCATCCTCGTCTTAATCATCGAAGTACTGCCATTAGATCGGAAGGAAATGATTCGGTTTGCTGTAATCGGGTGCTTTTCCATCGGGCTAGGTGCAGCGTTAACCCCAATAGGTGAACCGCTTTCTACCATTACAACGAGCAAGTTACAGGGGGATTTTTTTCTCCTGTTTACATTGATCGGTCCTTACGTAATACCAGGAATTATTTTCCTCGCCCTTTATGCGGCTTATACGATTAAACCTTCAAAAACGATAAAATTAAAAAGAAAAAATGAGCAAGAAAGTTTTGAAGATATTTTAACGAGGGGGATAAAAATTTATTTTTTCGTTATGGGTTTAACACTCCTCGGCGCTGGTTTTGAACCGTTAATCGAAACGTATTTAATCGATATTAGTCCATTTGTCCTTTATTGGATTAATGTCATTTCCGCTGTTTTGGATAATGCTACTTTGGCCGCAGCAGAAATTAGCCCCTCAATGGGAATGGAATCTGTAAGAGCGGTTCTTTTAGGATTGCTTGTCAGTGGAGGAATTTTATTGCCAGGTAACATTCCGAATATTATTTCAGCTGGAAAATTAAATATTACGAGTCGAGAGTGGGCAAAATATGGCATTCCGTTAGGGCTAGGACTATTAATCGTCTATTTTATCGTTTTCCTTCTCCAAAATTAA
- a CDS encoding LacI family DNA-binding transcriptional regulator translates to MATIKDIAQRAGVSIATVSRVLNYDPTLSVTDETRKKIYEAAEQLSYKKRSTRKNDTTTKIAVISWYTEKEELEDLYYLSIRYGIESRCETLGLKLQKYVYNELERIPFPNDLQGIIAVGKFSASQVQQLEEITENIIFVDFNPDDQKYDSVVVDFEQATKKIINYFIEHDHQKIGYIGGRESFKDQSSNITDLREITFHRYLKQKGRYEPSFVYIGNFSVEDGYRLMKKAIEDHRDNLPTAFFAGNDLIAIGCLRALLEANISVPDRVNIIGLNDISVSKYVFPPLTTLKVHTELMGETAVDLLMERITGRKVAKKVSIATEFVKRKSSF, encoded by the coding sequence TTGGCCACCATAAAAGATATTGCTCAAAGGGCGGGCGTATCAATTGCAACGGTATCACGGGTGTTAAACTATGATCCGACCCTTTCTGTAACGGACGAAACAAGGAAAAAAATCTATGAAGCGGCAGAACAACTTTCCTATAAAAAACGTTCGACTCGCAAAAACGATACGACGACTAAGATTGCTGTAATTAGTTGGTATACGGAAAAGGAAGAACTGGAAGATTTATATTATTTATCCATTCGATACGGGATTGAAAGCCGTTGTGAAACGTTAGGACTGAAATTACAAAAATATGTTTACAATGAGCTGGAGCGTATACCGTTTCCAAACGATTTGCAAGGGATTATTGCCGTTGGAAAATTTAGTGCAAGCCAAGTTCAACAACTGGAAGAGATTACGGAAAATATCATATTCGTCGATTTCAATCCAGACGATCAAAAATACGATTCGGTCGTTGTCGATTTCGAACAGGCAACGAAGAAAATTATTAATTACTTCATTGAACATGACCACCAAAAAATTGGTTACATCGGCGGTCGAGAATCGTTTAAGGATCAATCATCTAATATAACGGACTTAAGGGAGATTACGTTTCACCGTTATTTAAAACAAAAGGGCCGGTACGAACCGTCTTTCGTGTACATTGGAAATTTTTCCGTCGAGGACGGTTATCGGCTAATGAAAAAAGCTATAGAAGATCATAGAGACAATCTACCAACTGCCTTTTTTGCGGGAAACGATTTAATTGCAATCGGTTGTTTACGGGCCCTTTTGGAAGCGAATATTTCCGTTCCGGATCGGGTCAATATTATCGGATTGAACGATATTAGTGTGTCGAAATACGTTTTTCCACCGTTGACGACATTAAAGGTGCACACTGAGTTGATGGGAGAAACGGCGGTCGATTTATTAATGGAACGAATAACTGGAAGAAAAGTTGCGAAAAAAGTAAGTATTGCAACAGAATTTGTTAAAAGGAAAAGTAGTTTTTGA